The DNA sequence GTAAGGAATTTCACCAATCATGAGTCCACTCGAACAGGTGCTGGTCGCCGCACGTAAATTGAGTCTGGCGGGTAAGCCTCCCAGCCTGGCATTGATCAAGGCAAGTCTGGGCAACTCGCTGCCCATGCCTATCCTGGTTCAAGGATTACAACGCTTTAAATCTATGTCAGCCGATGAGCAGGCGGCGATAGTGGTAACCACAAGCGCTCCAGCAGCAAATGTCCAAAGCGACGACGCTATGCCAACGCTGGCCCAGCTCGCCGAGCAGGTTGCCAGGCTCACAGCCAATCAACAGGCCTTGGTTGAGCGTATCAGCGAACTCGAAGCCAAATTAAGCAACAAGGACCCTCACTGATGCACGTGGTGGAACTCAGATTCGAGTGTTTTGACAACACCACTATCACGGCCGCCGAACGCGCGATTAATGGTCTGCTGGAAGCCTACCGGGCCAATGGCCAGGTACTAGGCCGTGAATTTGCCGTGGCCTTCAACGAAGGGGAGTTCAGGGTGCGCCTGCTGCTGCCAGAAAAGAGTAGCCTAGCCAAACGATTCAACAGCCCCTGGGTCAATTACGCGCTCGAGGAGCTTACCCAGGCTAAGCTGCTGCATCCAAGGGAAAAATATATCGGTCAGGATATCAACTCTGAAGTCAGCAGCACAGAGACGCCCAGCTGGCAACTGCTCTACACCAGCTATGTACACATGTGCTCGCCGCTACGAAACGGCGATACCCTGCAACCGATTCCCCTGTATCAGATCCCCGCAACCTTCAACGGCGATCACAAGCGGGTGATCAAGTGGCAAACCGAATGGCAGGCCTGCGATGAGCTGCAGATGGCGGCGGCCACCAAGGCGGAGTTCGCCGCCTTAGATGAATTGAGCCAGTGTGACAGCGACCTGTTTCGCCGCGGCTGGGATCTGCGTGGACGCATCGAATACCTCACCAAGATCCCCACCTACTACTATCTCTATCGCGTAGGTGGCGAGAGCCTGGCCGCCGAGCAGCAAAGGCCCTGTCCACGCTGCGGCAACACCCACTGGTTATTGGAAACCCCTTTGTTGGATCTGTTCCACTTCAGATGCGACAACTGCCGCATCGTCTCCAACATCTCCTGGGATCACCTTTAACTGCAACTCTCTATTAGCGAGCAGTCTATCTCATAGCGGCCCAACTATCTTTTAGCAATCAGATGTCGCCACATGGTCTTGAGTCGCTGCCAAATCCCGGGATGATCCGTCTCGGGCATAGGCGCTTCGACCGGCTTTTGTGGCGGGCAGACTCGCGGGCGAAGAGAGGCGATAAAATCCTCCAGGCTAGCGGCCAGTTGACGATGTGGCTGCTCCCCTGGGATCTCTATCCAGACGCTACCGGTCTCGTTCTCCACCACCAGCATCTCATCCCCCTCCCCAAGCACACCGATAAACCAGGTCGCAGGTTGTTTCAGCTTCTGCTTCATCATCAGATGGCCGATAAGGTTTTGCTGCAGATATTCGAAATCTTGTTGGTTCCAGGGCTGCAACAACTCACCCTCACCAAATTCAGATTCAAACATCAACGGCGCCGCAAAGTAACGCCCGTAGAAGGCCTGTATGCTTGGATGCAGTGTGATTGAGAGGGCATGCTCTATGTTATCAAACGGCCCCTGGCTGTCGCGTTTTACCGCCTGCCACTGCACCGAACGCTCGGGCGAGGCATCGACCTTCTCCTGATCACACTCCAGCACGCAGGGAGAGGCCTCCCCCAGCGGGAAATAACGGGGCGATTCCCCCAATTTATCGCTATAGGCTTGATGATAAAGCGTAAAAAATTGATCCAGTGCAGGCAAAGAAGACACTTAGCAGTTACCCGAATTTTAAGTATAATGTGCGCCTATTTTGACATGGAAAAACGATTGATGACACAGGTTCATGACCCTTATCGCGACGCACCCGCGTTGTCCAAACTGACCTTAGGTAAATCGACCGGCTATCAGGCCCAATACGATGCCTCCCTGCTACAAGGCGTACCACGCCAGCTCAATCGGGATGCCATCGCCTTAGGCGATACCCTGCCCTTCCATGGCGCCGACATCTGGACCGGCTATGAACTCTCCTGGTTAAACGCCAAAGGCAAGCCCATGGTGGCCATCGCCGAGTTTATCCTCGACTTCAACAGCGACAACCTGATCGAGTCCAAGTCTTTCAAGCTCTATCTCAACAGCTTCAACCAGACTCGTTTCGACTCCATCGAGCAGGTTCAGCAGACCCTGGCTAAAGATCTGTCGGCCTGCGCCGGCGGTGAGGTAGTGGTCAAGATCATCGAGCCAAAGCAATTCGCCCATCAGCGCGTCGTGGAACTGCCTGGCACCTGCATCGACGATCTGGATATCGAGATCGACAGCTACGAATTCTCAAGCGACTACCTTATCGACAGCACAGACGACAAGAGCGTGGTGGCCGAGACACTCACCTCTAACCTGTTGAAGTCTAACTGCCTGATCACCTCTCAGCCCGATTGGGGCAGCGTGATGATCCGCTACCAGGGCCCAAAGATAGATCGCGAAAAATTGCTGCGCTACCTGATCTCCTTCAGGCAACACAATGAGTTTCATGAGCAATGTGTCGAGCGTATCTTCGTCGACCTCAAGCGCCTGTGTCACTGCGCCAAGCTGACCGTCTACGCCCGCTACACCCGCCGCGGCGGCCTAGACATCAACCCCTATCGCAGCGACTTCGAAAATCCACCCGAAAACCACCGACTGGCACGCCAGTAACCTGGTGGATGAAGGATTGAGCCCGCATTAAGCGGGCTTTTTGTTATAGAGACCCATTGAAGTGACAAAAGCGCTACACTCACCTCAGGTGCCACCTCATCTCACTTCATCTCACTTCAATGTATGCAAAAAATATTATTTAGCACACCTTAAAAATACCACTTTAGAGATACCTCTAATTCAGTATAAGCTCATGATCTTTATCACAATTATTGACACAAAAAATCAATCACTGTGCAACATTGTTTTAGATCAACAAACCGATCCTTTTGCAGCCCTATAACAGCTCCTGAGCAATGACCAAACAAAAGGATCACAATTAATGAAACTTCACGCCCTCAGCCTCGCCGTGCTTGCCAGCTTGTCCGCCTCTGCCCTTGCGACAGAGAGCGTCGATCCCCTTAAGAAAGCCTTTATCGACGACTCTCAAGTCAAAGTGCAATTCCGCCTGCGCTATGAAGATGTAGACCTGGCTGATGTCGACCAGCAAAATCAAACCACGCTGCGTACCCGCCTGACCTATCAAACCGGCGACATCTACAAGCTATTTGCCCTGGCTGAAGTGGACGACGTGCGCTCTACCGACGATGAGCCACTGATTGCCGACTATGAATATACACAAATTAATCAGGCCTTTATCGGTTACCGCGGCCCGGCTAATACCTTGGCTCAATATGGCCGTCAGCGCATCCTGCTCGACAACCAACGCTTCGTCGGTGGCGTTGGCTTCCGTCAAAATGAACAAACCTATGATGCCTTCTCGGTGAAGAACACTGCGGTAGAGGGGCTGACGGCCTACTACGCCTATGTGAATAACGTTAATCGTATCTTCCCGGAAGGTTCGGGTAAGGATGAGCACAAGAACAAGACCCACCTGGTTAACGTTAACTACAAAGGGTTAGACTTCGTTAAGCTTAGTGGTTACGCCTATCTTATCGACAACGTCAATGTGGCCGCCTTCTCCACCGATACCTATGGCCTTCGCGCCACTGGCGATATCAAACTGGATCAACTCAAGTTCAATTACGAGGCAGAGTACGCGCAGCAGTCTGAAGGCGGCGACAACCCTGTCAGCTACTCAGCCCCTTACTATAAGCTCGGTGCGGGGGTGAACTTCGATGCCTTCGGCGCGAAAGTGGGCTACGAGGTGTTAGGTTCTGACGATGGCAAGGCGGGCTTTATCACGCCACTGGCCACACTACACGCCTTTAACGGCTGGACAGATAAGTTCCTCTTCGGCGGCAAGGGTAACTGGGAAAACGGTATCGTAGATACTCATGTGATCCTGACCGCAAAGGTTGCAGGCTTGAAACTATTGGCCAAGTACCACAAGTTTGATTCAGACTACGGCGATGTGGACATGGGTAAGGAATGGGGCGTCTCGGCTACCTATCCTTTCGCCCAGCACTATAGCCTAGGGGTGAAATACGCCAGCTTCAGCGGTGCCGATGCTGGATATGCCTTCTCTAACGACACAGACAAACTCTGGTTGACCTTCCAGGCAAACTACTAAGCCCTTTTCCTATCGCCCATAGCGGGCGATAGGCGCCAATACTCCCTGAGTAACAACAGCTTTTGCGGGAAAACCATAGGTGCCACGCCTTGGTCTTCCCGCTTTTTTAGCGGTAAATATCCTGTTAGCTTTTGGGCTAAATTGAAGTCTTTATTGGATGAAGTCTGTATTGAGTGAAATCTGTAGCTCGGGTAAGGCTTGTCACTCAGACAACAAGGCCTGTGCACTTACCATCTCACAGCGTAAATCTAGCGGATCTGTCGATGATAGGCTCAGCGCGAAGCGATACTCATCATCCAGTTGCCAAAGCTTACTCTGCCAGCCCGCAGCCGGTTGAGCCTGTTGTGGGTCATTGCCTAAATCCGTTTGCTGAGAATCTTCTTTGACGAGAAACAGGCGCGCCGCCTGCTCGAGCCGGGCTTGCCTGGCATCCAGGCCTTTAAAACTTAGCGCCTGACACTCTGTCTCACTCAACTCGAAATAAAAAGATTTGAGCGAGAGTGCCAGCCCAAGCCCCTTGGCCTTAATGTAGGACTCCTTCAAAGCCCAGAGGTCGAAGAAGCGCTCTCGCTGACGCGTGCTCGGCAGCGCCAACATGGCCTCTCGTTCCTGGCGGGTAAAGTAATGATTCAGGATGGCATGAATGTTAGTGTTCTGCCTCAGCCGCTCAATATCGACCCCGAGTTCCAGCCGCGGCGATTTAGCGATAGCCAGCAACATATAGTCGCCGCTATGACTCAGATTAAACACCAGCTGGCTGCGCGCAAAAAAAGCCTTACTGAGCACAGGCTTACCCTTATCCAGGTAATCGAAGCGCCACTCACTCGGGCCGATAGCGCCATCTATGTCGGCATTTAATTGGCTTTGGTTTAACGGGCTTTGGTTTAACGAACTTTGGTTCAACTGGGTATGAGCTTTTGACAACAGCGCGCGCAGATAACACCTGACCAGGAGCCCCTTCTCTCTCGCGGATGCCATTCGATAACGCATCACTTTCTGCTGCTCATCCAAAGGTAAGGTATCGAGCAGGCGCCCTTGTTGATCGCTGCTAAGGCCTGGCAGGGTCAAGGGGCAAAGATAAAGATGTACGGGAATAATGTCGCCAGCGGCCATGTTCAACTCGATTAATTTCCTGCGCTCAATATCCAGCAGAGGAGGAGAAAAGATAAGAGGCCCAAGCCTAGCATCTCAGGCTTAGGAGTACCACACATGCCTTTTAAGCTGAGCCTTTCAAGCGGCGCCGTTCAAAAGTCGTTCAAGCAAGGCCTCAAGCATATGATTAGACAGGCCAACTAAAAGCTCCACTTAAGCTGCAGGTAACCCAAGGTGGAAGCCGACTGGCCGAACAGGCTGGCGCTCGAACCGTCGAAGCGCTGCGCGATCAGGCTAAGTTGCCAGTCATCCGCCAGCGAATACTGGTAGGTTAAGCCGACAAAAAAGGAGTCATCATCATAATAGCTGGCATTTGCACTGAGACGGCTGAGCGGCGTCAGATCAAAACCCAGATCCAGATAATAGGTCCAGGTGGTGAAACTCAAAGTACGGGCAGAGAGCGGCAGATTCAAATAGAGCAAGGCACTGTCGACGCCCAGAGGCGACGAGATATAGAGGGCGGCGCCCAGTACGCGCCAGTTGGCATCAGTGGCAAAGCTGTAATCCATCTCCAGGGTCGCCACAGTACTGGCCTCAAGTATCTGTGTCGCGCTTGCGAGCGACTGCGTAGTCCTAGGCTCGGCATCGACAGGCGCCACGTATGATGTATTTATAGGATCGAAATGGGTCACCTCCCCATGCAGCCCCGCGCCCCAAATATCGCCGGCAAATCCGCCGCCAAACACCCTGTCGTCACGGGTCTCGCCGA is a window from the Shewanella loihica PV-4 genome containing:
- a CDS encoding alginate export family protein; the protein is MKLHALSLAVLASLSASALATESVDPLKKAFIDDSQVKVQFRLRYEDVDLADVDQQNQTTLRTRLTYQTGDIYKLFALAEVDDVRSTDDEPLIADYEYTQINQAFIGYRGPANTLAQYGRQRILLDNQRFVGGVGFRQNEQTYDAFSVKNTAVEGLTAYYAYVNNVNRIFPEGSGKDEHKNKTHLVNVNYKGLDFVKLSGYAYLIDNVNVAAFSTDTYGLRATGDIKLDQLKFNYEAEYAQQSEGGDNPVSYSAPYYKLGAGVNFDAFGAKVGYEVLGSDDGKAGFITPLATLHAFNGWTDKFLFGGKGNWENGIVDTHVILTAKVAGLKLLAKYHKFDSDYGDVDMGKEWGVSATYPFAQHYSLGVKYASFSGADAGYAFSNDTDKLWLTFQANY
- the syd gene encoding SecY-interacting protein, which encodes MSSLPALDQFFTLYHQAYSDKLGESPRYFPLGEASPCVLECDQEKVDASPERSVQWQAVKRDSQGPFDNIEHALSITLHPSIQAFYGRYFAAPLMFESEFGEGELLQPWNQQDFEYLQQNLIGHLMMKQKLKQPATWFIGVLGEGDEMLVVENETGSVWIEIPGEQPHRQLAASLEDFIASLRPRVCPPQKPVEAPMPETDHPGIWQRLKTMWRHLIAKR
- a CDS encoding Zn-ribbon-containing protein, with translation MHVVELRFECFDNTTITAAERAINGLLEAYRANGQVLGREFAVAFNEGEFRVRLLLPEKSSLAKRFNSPWVNYALEELTQAKLLHPREKYIGQDINSEVSSTETPSWQLLYTSYVHMCSPLRNGDTLQPIPLYQIPATFNGDHKRVIKWQTEWQACDELQMAAATKAEFAALDELSQCDSDLFRRGWDLRGRIEYLTKIPTYYYLYRVGGESLAAEQQRPCPRCGNTHWLLETPLLDLFHFRCDNCRIVSNISWDHL
- a CDS encoding 4'-phosphopantetheinyl transferase family protein, whose amino-acid sequence is MAAGDIIPVHLYLCPLTLPGLSSDQQGRLLDTLPLDEQQKVMRYRMASAREKGLLVRCYLRALLSKAHTQLNQSSLNQSPLNQSQLNADIDGAIGPSEWRFDYLDKGKPVLSKAFFARSQLVFNLSHSGDYMLLAIAKSPRLELGVDIERLRQNTNIHAILNHYFTRQEREAMLALPSTRQRERFFDLWALKESYIKAKGLGLALSLKSFYFELSETECQALSFKGLDARQARLEQAARLFLVKEDSQQTDLGNDPQQAQPAAGWQSKLWQLDDEYRFALSLSSTDPLDLRCEMVSAQALLSE
- the queF gene encoding NADPH-dependent 7-cyano-7-deazaguanine reductase QueF (Catalyzes the NADPH-dependent reduction of 7-cyano-7-deazaguanine (preQ0) to 7-aminomethyl-7-deazaguanine (preQ1) in queuosine biosynthesis) → MTQVHDPYRDAPALSKLTLGKSTGYQAQYDASLLQGVPRQLNRDAIALGDTLPFHGADIWTGYELSWLNAKGKPMVAIAEFILDFNSDNLIESKSFKLYLNSFNQTRFDSIEQVQQTLAKDLSACAGGEVVVKIIEPKQFAHQRVVELPGTCIDDLDIEIDSYEFSSDYLIDSTDDKSVVAETLTSNLLKSNCLITSQPDWGSVMIRYQGPKIDREKLLRYLISFRQHNEFHEQCVERIFVDLKRLCHCAKLTVYARYTRRGGLDINPYRSDFENPPENHRLARQ